One Cardinium endosymbiont cEper1 of Encarsia pergandiella genomic region harbors:
- a CDS encoding PD-(D/E)XK nuclease family protein, whose translation MKTLTHQPFLAQVIHHLHRSNRKQQSLLIFPTQLSIDYFQSLFNKKRAQESVTCLPLHQFIIMHSSIKPLPTLTLLSRLYRLVERVLNRKESFEQFYGWGLTLLQDFNGIDTHLLNSSAFCASFIQQNKKTVDTFVDQNLLGSLEKARTLSLLQEKEELLVSEQLPLLYESFRESLIEKQEGYEGLCYSMAQPLPKLIATYQELIFIGFNSLTAVEEQFIQQCQAIASTTFFWDVDAHYLDHPNNVAGHYLRQHRAKKWFQKSFLTATYLNDPSKKVWLIETSSIVAQVQAVVTALQEKTNKGLPKFPANQTAIVVSGSDLLIPLLDQLSKLSIPLHFKLEYPFRATVIYSLLEQFVKLWEATMEGKQMEIYIANLLALCDPFVKDMMQSGEAIGNALSNDPSYQSGVFDLWLNKTHKNLLSYLKEGLAYIDHYFIETDGLFLALNKRALSHLLKYIDGLAAEMDSCSVAFLLNRLKESKICFHQNHPITGLYIVEVAASYNLDFEHIFFLNMNEGSFPKPMHHDSFVPYDLRYNFGLPFLDKVAENNTAYGFYRLLQRAQNIYCYYVQKNSLATSSEMNRLLMQLTFDSTLKVIQSDHAMHLPTRSIPVISIQKDDGVMQLLNRFLVKESSAAASSLTPSALIAYLSCPLQFYFIYLLQLKQRVWPKDGAEAVQLGTLFHRVMARCYQPFVGVQMDKEMVMELASNIKIKLKEVIAAQRTEPSAPMLLHALLEKLLVRMLDSDRSDAPFTILGVEVTIKQPILLNLDIARKVWLSGVIDRIDTSNHLIRIIDYKTGLSKYTIASIASLFDPPQIKKNKAMFQTFLYAWLFKSLHGMHGPQQVMPYLIHIRSLFLSDYKPGIFIQQSGNGKKYQQIEDIMEYAQLFEGALKALLLEIFNPAIPFVQTQDLEICAYCPYVRICQRDIVA comes from the coding sequence ATGAAAACCCTAACCCATCAACCTTTTTTAGCACAAGTCATCCACCATTTGCATCGGTCCAATAGGAAGCAGCAATCACTTTTGATATTTCCTACCCAACTATCTATTGATTATTTTCAATCTCTATTTAATAAAAAAAGGGCACAAGAAAGTGTTACTTGTTTACCGCTGCATCAGTTCATAATAATGCATAGTAGCATCAAGCCACTACCTACTTTAACCTTGCTCAGTAGGCTATATAGATTAGTCGAACGGGTTTTAAATAGGAAAGAATCTTTTGAGCAATTTTATGGTTGGGGGCTTACCCTGTTACAAGATTTTAATGGTATAGATACCCATCTTTTAAACAGTAGTGCATTCTGCGCATCCTTCATCCAGCAAAACAAAAAGACCGTTGATACTTTTGTAGACCAAAATCTATTGGGATCTCTTGAAAAGGCTAGGACTTTATCACTATTGCAAGAAAAAGAGGAGTTGCTTGTTAGCGAACAATTGCCCTTGTTGTATGAATCTTTTAGAGAAAGTTTAATAGAAAAGCAAGAAGGATATGAAGGTTTATGTTATAGCATGGCACAACCATTACCGAAGCTAATCGCTACTTATCAGGAGCTCATCTTTATTGGGTTTAATAGCTTAACAGCTGTTGAAGAGCAGTTTATTCAGCAATGTCAGGCAATCGCTTCTACTACTTTTTTCTGGGATGTTGATGCCCATTATTTAGACCATCCAAATAACGTAGCGGGCCACTATCTGCGCCAGCATAGAGCAAAAAAATGGTTTCAGAAAAGTTTTCTAACTGCTACTTATTTGAATGATCCTAGTAAAAAAGTTTGGCTCATAGAAACCTCTAGTATAGTCGCACAGGTGCAAGCAGTAGTGACAGCTTTACAAGAAAAAACGAATAAGGGTCTACCCAAGTTTCCAGCCAACCAAACTGCCATAGTAGTAAGTGGTAGCGATTTACTTATACCTTTGTTAGATCAGCTTTCTAAGCTATCTATTCCCTTACATTTTAAATTGGAGTACCCATTTAGGGCTACGGTTATATATAGTTTATTAGAGCAATTCGTAAAGCTTTGGGAAGCTACTATGGAAGGGAAGCAGATGGAAATCTATATAGCTAACCTTTTGGCCCTATGTGATCCATTTGTGAAAGACATGATGCAATCGGGGGAGGCTATAGGCAATGCCCTTTCAAATGATCCATCTTATCAGTCGGGAGTCTTTGACCTATGGTTGAACAAAACGCATAAAAACCTTTTATCCTATCTTAAGGAAGGGTTAGCTTATATAGATCACTATTTTATAGAAACAGATGGTCTTTTCTTAGCCCTGAATAAAAGGGCATTAAGTCATCTACTGAAATATATTGATGGCCTAGCAGCAGAAATGGATAGCTGTTCTGTTGCTTTTTTATTAAATCGTCTAAAAGAAAGTAAAATATGCTTTCATCAAAATCATCCTATAACAGGACTCTATATTGTAGAAGTTGCTGCATCCTATAACTTAGATTTTGAACATATTTTTTTTCTGAACATGAATGAAGGGTCCTTTCCTAAACCGATGCATCATGATTCTTTTGTACCGTATGACTTGCGTTATAACTTTGGACTGCCATTTTTAGATAAAGTAGCAGAAAACAACACAGCGTATGGATTTTATAGATTATTGCAGCGTGCCCAAAATATCTATTGTTACTATGTCCAAAAAAATAGTTTAGCTACTTCTAGTGAAATGAATCGACTATTAATGCAATTGACCTTTGATAGTACATTAAAAGTTATACAGTCTGATCATGCTATGCATCTCCCCACCAGGTCAATTCCTGTTATATCTATTCAAAAAGATGATGGAGTAATGCAGTTATTAAATAGGTTTTTGGTCAAAGAGTCATCAGCTGCTGCTTCTAGTTTAACACCTTCTGCATTGATTGCTTATTTATCTTGTCCACTTCAATTTTATTTTATCTATTTGCTTCAATTAAAGCAGCGCGTATGGCCCAAAGATGGCGCAGAGGCTGTACAGTTGGGGACATTGTTTCATCGTGTTATGGCACGATGTTACCAACCTTTTGTAGGTGTACAGATGGATAAAGAAATGGTCATGGAACTGGCGTCAAATATAAAAATAAAGCTAAAAGAAGTTATAGCTGCGCAACGGACTGAACCAAGTGCGCCTATGTTACTCCATGCACTACTAGAAAAGCTCTTAGTGCGTATGCTGGACTCAGATCGTTCGGATGCACCATTTACCATTTTAGGCGTTGAGGTAACCATTAAGCAACCCATCCTGTTGAACCTAGATATAGCACGCAAAGTTTGGTTAAGCGGTGTGATAGATCGTATAGATACATCAAACCACTTAATTCGCATTATAGACTATAAGACCGGCTTATCCAAGTATACAATAGCCAGTATAGCTAGCTTATTTGATCCTCCTCAGATTAAAAAAAATAAAGCTATGTTTCAAACTTTTTTATACGCTTGGCTTTTTAAATCACTACATGGCATGCATGGTCCACAACAGGTTATGCCTTATTTGATTCATATTCGTTCGCTTTTTTTATCTGATTATAAGCCTGGTATATTCATTCAACAATCGGGCAATGGTAAAAAGTATCAACAGATAGAAGATATTATGGAATATGCACAGCTATTTGAAGGGGCATTAAAGGCGTTGCTCTTGGAAATTTTTAATCCTGCTATACCTTTTGTACAAACACAAGATCTTGAAATATGTGCCTATTGCCCATACGTGCGCATTTGTCAAAGGGATATAGTGGCCTGA
- a CDS encoding IS3 family transposase gives MGRKKVRKFSSVEKTKIVLDLLKEELTLVELSSKYGVTSKTLQNWKHQFMEHAYLAFDPSKVVSAYKDEIAHLKDENDSLAKTLGKTTVERDWAVGKLKSLDLLSKKGLVESKLTHLPKARQCKLLSINRSFLYYKSSIEDSFNKELINKIADIYIDHPEYGYRYIYNQLLEDGLSIGKNRVLHYMRRMGLCAVYPRKKVFTSFKSSKYKAHGYLLDKYWFSSGQTRRLYVPKSNQVWSGDITYIKTNNGFIYFAAIIDWHSKAILSYKVSNSMDTTLVTDILEEALSKYPAPEYFNSDHGSQYTSHGHIQLLKKYGIKISMNGQGRSIDNVVIERFFRTIKYNCLFINDFKNIKEIKQGINDYMHKYNYKRFHSSIKYQKPMNVYLTHVKNQYAKAEITRKQNL, from the coding sequence ATGGGAAGAAAAAAGGTTAGAAAGTTTAGTTCAGTAGAGAAGACTAAAATAGTCTTAGATTTATTAAAAGAAGAATTGACGTTAGTAGAGTTATCGTCCAAGTATGGAGTAACTAGCAAAACACTTCAAAATTGGAAACATCAGTTTATGGAGCATGCTTATTTAGCTTTTGATCCATCCAAAGTTGTTAGTGCATACAAAGATGAAATAGCTCATTTAAAGGATGAAAATGATTCCTTAGCCAAGACATTAGGTAAAACTACAGTTGAGCGGGACTGGGCAGTGGGAAAGCTAAAGAGCTTGGACTTATTAAGTAAAAAAGGTCTTGTCGAATCCAAGCTTACTCATTTACCTAAGGCAAGACAATGTAAATTATTATCGATTAATCGTTCTTTTTTATATTATAAATCTAGTATAGAAGATAGTTTTAATAAGGAGCTTATCAATAAAATAGCTGATATTTATATCGATCATCCAGAATACGGATACCGTTATATATATAACCAGTTATTAGAAGATGGTTTGTCTATAGGAAAAAATCGTGTGCTACATTATATGCGTAGAATGGGCTTATGTGCTGTTTATCCGCGTAAAAAAGTTTTTACTTCTTTTAAGTCTTCTAAATATAAAGCACATGGTTATTTACTAGATAAGTATTGGTTTTCCTCTGGTCAGACCAGGCGTCTTTATGTACCTAAATCAAATCAGGTTTGGAGCGGGGATATAACTTATATTAAAACTAATAATGGATTTATCTATTTTGCAGCTATAATAGACTGGCATAGTAAGGCTATATTGAGCTATAAAGTATCTAACAGTATGGATACAACACTTGTAACAGATATTTTAGAAGAAGCTCTTAGCAAATATCCTGCTCCAGAGTACTTTAATAGCGATCATGGAAGTCAATATACCAGTCATGGTCACATACAATTGTTAAAAAAGTATGGTATTAAAATATCAATGAATGGGCAAGGTAGAAGTATTGATAATGTAGTTATAGAGCGTTTTTTTAGAACAATAAAATATAACTGCTTGTTTATAAATGACTTTAAAAATATTAAAGAGATTAAACAGGGCATTAACGATTACATGCATAAATATAATTACAAAAGATTTCATTCTAGTATTAAATATCAAAAACCTATGAACGTCTATCTTACACATGTAAAAAATCAATACGCTAAAGCAGAAATAACACGGAAACAAAATTTATAA